In Lactococcus protaetiae, the genomic window CGTTCTGCGAACGGTCTACCTCCGCTGTCCGTTTGCTTAGCTGCTAAAGCAGCAAGAGCAAAAGGCAAAGCGCCTAGTCGCAATCGCAAGCCCCTCAGGGGAAGCAGCATTATAACTTTGAATTTCGTCCGACATAAACTCAGTAGCGAGTTTCTCGCCACTGAATAAGTCTCGACTTCATTTTATCAAAATTTTAGAAAAAATGATTTCTGTCAGTACTGACAATTGTATTAGATTTTCTTTAAAGTTCGTTCAGTATAGAAAAAAACTGTCAGTACGCTGACAGATTTTTTTCATTTAAGTAATGATGCAGCTGCTTCATCAGCAATCACTGTGACATTATCACGAGTTTGCAAGATAGATGCTGGCAAATCAAGTGTAACTTCGCCTTCAATCATTCCTTTGACAGCCTCAGCTTTCTCTTTTCCATAAGCCATCAAAACAATATTTTTAGATTTCATAATACTGGCAAGCCCCATAGAAATTGCTTGACGTGGCACATCAGCTTCTGACGTGAAGAAACGCGCATTTGCTTTGATTGTACTTTCTTCAAGGTCAACAACATGAGTTGTAATATCAGTAGGTGTCCCTGGTTCATTAAAGCCAATATGACCATTTTGACCGATACCAAGAATTTGCCAATCAATAGGATGTTCTGCGATAATTTGATCGTAATGTTTCACTTCAGCATCAAGATCTGCGGCTTTACCATTTGGCAAGAAATTTTCTTTAAAAGGTTTTTCTTCAAACAAATGTTTGTTCATGAAGTAGCGATAAGACTGGTCATTTGAACCATCAAGACCTACATATTCGTCCAAGTTAACTGAAGTCATGCCAGTAAAATCAAGGTCAGAATTAATGATTTGATTATAAAATTCTACTGGAGTTGAACCTGTCGCAAGTCCAAGTGTCTTAGCACCATTTTCCATTGCTTCTTTAAGAAGATTGAAACCGATTTTTCCACCTTCAAGTTGATTTTTAACTACGATAACTTTCATTTTTCTATGCTCCTTTTTAAAATGTAAACTCACCCAATCACTGTGAAATTAGTCATACTACAGATAATCCGTTGTAACAATCAGCAACAGATTGACCTCGTTACAAAAAACATCACTATGATAAGCAAATTCAGTTATAAAGTAGACCCTGATTTCAGATGTCTGAATCACTTTTAAATTGGTATATATCAATTTATCTACACTTTTATTATAGCATAAAATGACGTCATGTCAACCAAAATTTATCAACAAAACTCATTTTTTTACTCTTCATGATGATTTGTAAAATTTACTTT contains:
- a CDS encoding glucosamine-6-phosphate deaminase; protein product: MKVIVVKNQLEGGKIGFNLLKEAMENGAKTLGLATGSTPVEFYNQIINSDLDFTGMTSVNLDEYVGLDGSNDQSYRYFMNKHLFEEKPFKENFLPNGKAADLDAEVKHYDQIIAEHPIDWQILGIGQNGHIGFNEPGTPTDITTHVVDLEESTIKANARFFTSEADVPRQAISMGLASIMKSKNIVLMAYGKEKAEAVKGMIEGEVTLDLPASILQTRDNVTVIADEAAASLLK